The proteins below are encoded in one region of Shewanella algae:
- the fba gene encoding class II fructose-bisphosphate aldolase (catalyzes the reversible aldol condensation of dihydroxyacetonephosphate and glyceraldehyde 3-phosphate in the Calvin cycle, glycolysis, and/or gluconeogenesis) encodes MALISLRQLLDHAAEHGYGVPAFNVNNLEQMRAIMQAAEATDSPVIVQASAGARKYARPQFLKYLMAAALEQYPDIPVCIHQDHGTHPDVCQRSIQLGMSSVMMDGSLMSDGKTPASYEYNVDVTRKTVAFAHACGVSVEGEIGCLGSLETGMAGEEDGIGAEGTLSHEQMLTSPEEAARFVADTHVDALAIAIGTSHGAYKFSRKPTGDVLRIDRIKEIHARIPNTHLVMHGSSSVPQEWLQIINEYGGAIPETYGVPLEEIVEGIKHGVRKVNIDTDLRLASTGAVRKFLAENPAEFDPRKFLKASMEAMADICTVRYEAFGCAGMGSKIKPLSLQAMYKRYQTGELDPQINL; translated from the coding sequence ATGGCCCTTATTTCCCTACGCCAACTGCTGGACCACGCCGCCGAACATGGATACGGCGTCCCGGCGTTCAACGTTAACAACCTGGAGCAGATGCGAGCCATCATGCAGGCCGCCGAAGCCACTGACAGCCCTGTGATTGTGCAGGCTTCAGCCGGTGCCCGTAAGTATGCCCGTCCTCAGTTCCTCAAGTATCTGATGGCGGCTGCCCTCGAGCAGTATCCGGATATCCCTGTGTGTATTCACCAGGACCACGGTACTCACCCTGACGTGTGTCAGCGTTCCATCCAGCTCGGCATGAGCTCTGTGATGATGGACGGTTCCTTGATGTCTGACGGCAAGACTCCTGCCTCTTATGAGTACAACGTCGATGTTACCCGCAAGACAGTGGCCTTCGCCCACGCCTGTGGTGTTTCTGTTGAAGGTGAAATCGGCTGTCTGGGTAGTCTGGAAACCGGCATGGCCGGCGAAGAAGACGGTATCGGCGCCGAAGGTACCCTGAGCCACGAGCAGATGCTGACCAGCCCGGAAGAAGCCGCCCGCTTCGTGGCCGACACTCATGTGGATGCCCTGGCCATCGCCATAGGTACCAGCCACGGTGCTTACAAGTTCAGCCGCAAGCCTACCGGCGATGTGCTCCGTATCGACCGCATCAAAGAGATCCACGCCCGTATCCCCAACACTCATCTGGTAATGCACGGCTCTTCTTCTGTACCTCAGGAGTGGCTGCAGATCATCAACGAGTATGGTGGCGCCATCCCTGAAACTTACGGCGTGCCGCTGGAAGAGATTGTTGAAGGCATCAAGCACGGTGTACGTAAGGTTAACATCGACACAGATTTGCGCCTGGCATCTACCGGTGCGGTACGTAAGTTCCTGGCTGAAAACCCAGCTGAGTTTGACCCACGCAAATTCCTCAAGGCCTCCATGGAAGCCATGGCCGACATCTGTACCGTTCGCTACGAAGCCTTCGGTTGTGCCGGTATGGGCTCCAAGATCAAGCCGCTGTCGTTGCAGGCCATGTACAAGCGTTATCAAACCGGCGAACTGGATCCACAGATCAACCTGTAA
- a CDS encoding phosphoglycerate kinase, producing MAIIKMSELDLQGKRVLIREDLNVPVADGVVTSDARLRASLPTIKLALEKGAAVMVMSHLGRPTEGEYNEEFSLKPVVDYLAKALNCPVRLEKDYLDGVEVAQGEVVVFENVRFNKGEKKNDEALSKQLAALCDVYVMDAFGTAHRAQASTHGVGMFAPIACAGPLLAAELDALGKAMDNPARPLVAIVGGSKVSTKLTVLESLSGIVDQLVVGGGIANTFIAAAGHPVGKSLYEANLIDEAKRLVANAQSRGGDIPVPTDVVVGKEFSPAAVATLKPVDEVADDEMIFDIGPDSAEALAAILQKAGTIVWNGPVGVFEFDQFGEGTKRIAQAIAESPAFSIAGGGDTLAAVDKYGIADKVSYISTGGGAFLEFLEGKELPAVAMLKARGN from the coding sequence ATGGCAATTATCAAGATGTCAGAGCTGGATCTTCAGGGCAAGCGTGTGCTTATCCGTGAAGATCTCAATGTGCCTGTGGCCGATGGCGTGGTCACCAGCGACGCGCGTCTGCGGGCTTCGCTGCCCACTATCAAGTTGGCACTGGAAAAAGGGGCTGCCGTGATGGTGATGTCCCACCTGGGACGACCAACCGAAGGCGAATACAATGAGGAGTTTTCCCTCAAGCCTGTGGTGGATTATCTGGCCAAGGCGCTGAACTGCCCGGTACGTCTGGAAAAAGACTATCTGGATGGCGTCGAAGTTGCCCAAGGTGAAGTGGTGGTGTTTGAAAACGTCCGCTTCAACAAGGGTGAGAAGAAAAACGACGAGGCGCTTTCCAAGCAACTGGCAGCCCTGTGTGATGTCTATGTGATGGATGCCTTTGGTACCGCTCACCGCGCCCAGGCCTCGACTCATGGTGTCGGCATGTTTGCCCCGATAGCCTGCGCCGGCCCATTGCTGGCGGCAGAGCTGGATGCCCTGGGTAAGGCGATGGATAACCCGGCGCGTCCCTTGGTGGCGATTGTCGGTGGCTCCAAGGTGTCGACCAAGCTGACAGTGCTTGAATCTCTGTCCGGCATAGTGGATCAACTGGTGGTGGGTGGTGGTATCGCCAACACCTTTATTGCCGCCGCCGGCCATCCTGTGGGCAAGTCGCTCTATGAAGCCAACCTTATCGATGAAGCCAAGCGCCTGGTGGCCAATGCCCAGAGCCGTGGAGGCGATATCCCCGTGCCTACCGATGTGGTGGTTGGCAAGGAGTTCAGCCCTGCAGCCGTGGCTACCTTGAAGCCAGTGGACGAGGTTGCCGACGATGAGATGATCTTCGACATAGGCCCGGACAGCGCCGAAGCCCTGGCTGCTATCCTGCAAAAAGCCGGTACCATAGTCTGGAACGGCCCGGTTGGGGTGTTTGAGTTCGACCAGTTTGGCGAAGGTACCAAGCGTATCGCCCAGGCGATCGCCGAGTCACCGGCCTTCTCCATCGCAGGTGGCGGTGATACTCTGGCCGCCGTGGACAAATATGGCATTGCCGACAAGGTGTCATACATCTCTACCGGTGGCGGTGCCTTCCTCGAGTTCCTCGAAGGTAAAGAGTTGCCGGCTGTGGCCATGCTCAAGGCCCGCGGTAACTGA
- a CDS encoding PLP-dependent aminotransferase family protein has product MAKYETLIQQLRQQIQSGVWQVGDRLPSLREQTQQSQMSLMTVMHAYQVLESQGWIISRPRSGYFVAPKVAAPKPQGLHQSSAVTRAESVDINAFIFEVLQASRDPGITGFGSAYPDPGLSPHKQLNRALISSAKTLDSASALDNLPPGNPALRHIIAQRYAAQGMSISPDEIVITAGALEALNLSLQAVTRPGDWVVIENPAFYGALQSLERLGLKALAIRTHPQEGIDLQSLAQALQTHRVKACWLMTNFQNPLGCSMSDDKKRRLLKLLQEHDCFLIEDDVYSELYFGKEKPLPAKAFDPDNRTLHCGSFSKSLVGGFRVGWVAAGKMALSIQKLQLMSTLATSTPVQLALAHYLSTRSYETHLRQLRRTLEQRKFATWQALKNRLPDSVRVHYGDGGYFLWVELPEGRDTTELYRQALSQGISLAPGQMFSAHREFSHCFRINASLPGGPKLEQSIASLAKLIKGVL; this is encoded by the coding sequence ATGGCCAAATATGAAACCCTGATCCAGCAATTGAGGCAGCAGATACAGAGCGGTGTCTGGCAGGTGGGTGACCGCTTACCTTCACTCAGAGAGCAGACTCAGCAGAGCCAGATGAGTTTGATGACAGTGATGCATGCCTATCAGGTGCTGGAGAGCCAAGGCTGGATAATCTCCCGCCCCCGCTCAGGTTACTTTGTCGCCCCGAAAGTGGCGGCCCCCAAGCCCCAAGGCCTACATCAGTCCAGTGCTGTGACCCGCGCCGAGTCGGTGGATATCAACGCCTTTATCTTTGAGGTGTTGCAGGCCAGTCGCGATCCGGGGATCACAGGGTTTGGCTCCGCCTACCCGGATCCCGGGCTGTCGCCCCACAAACAGTTGAACCGGGCCTTGATTTCAAGCGCCAAGACCCTGGATTCCGCCAGCGCTCTGGACAATTTGCCACCCGGGAACCCGGCGCTCAGGCATATCATAGCCCAGCGCTACGCGGCGCAGGGAATGAGCATCTCGCCGGATGAAATAGTGATCACCGCGGGGGCACTGGAGGCATTGAACCTGAGCCTGCAGGCGGTCACCCGTCCCGGGGATTGGGTGGTGATAGAAAACCCCGCCTTCTACGGCGCCCTGCAGTCGCTGGAGCGCCTCGGCCTCAAGGCGCTCGCCATTCGCACCCATCCCCAGGAAGGAATAGATCTACAATCTCTGGCCCAGGCGCTGCAAACTCACAGGGTCAAGGCCTGCTGGTTGATGACCAACTTTCAAAATCCCTTGGGCTGCAGTATGAGCGATGACAAGAAGCGTCGTTTGCTGAAACTCTTGCAGGAACACGACTGCTTTTTGATTGAAGACGATGTCTACAGTGAACTCTATTTCGGCAAGGAGAAGCCCCTGCCGGCCAAGGCCTTCGATCCGGACAACAGAACCCTGCACTGCGGCTCCTTCTCCAAGTCTCTGGTGGGCGGTTTTCGCGTCGGTTGGGTGGCCGCCGGCAAGATGGCGCTCAGTATTCAAAAACTGCAACTGATGAGCACCCTGGCCACCAGCACCCCGGTGCAATTGGCACTGGCCCATTACCTGTCGACCCGCAGTTATGAGACCCACCTGCGGCAATTGAGGCGCACCCTGGAGCAACGAAAATTCGCCACCTGGCAAGCATTGAAGAACCGCTTACCCGACAGTGTCAGAGTGCATTATGGCGATGGCGGCTATTTTCTCTGGGTAGAGTTACCCGAGGGGCGGGACACCACAGAGCTCTATCGCCAGGCACTCTCGCAAGGAATAAGCCTGGCGCCGGGACAGATGTTCTCGGCGCACCGGGAGTTCAGCCACTGTTTTCGCATCAACGCCTCACTGCCTGGTGGGCCAAAGTTGGAGCAATCGATAGCCAGCCTGGCCAAGCTGATAAAAGGCGTTTTGTGA
- a CDS encoding DUF2938 domain-containing protein, producing the protein MQEFPFWLNALLLGVGATLVMDIWALAQKMLLGIPSLSYPMVGRWIGHLPKGKLIHSPIGASAAIKGEAWLGWGAHYLIGIIFAAILLAICGSQWLQAPKIMPALLLGIISVLAPFLILQPGLGAGLAARRTPAPWTARCRSLLAHTVFGLGLYLTALLLSLL; encoded by the coding sequence ATGCAGGAATTTCCCTTTTGGCTCAATGCGCTGCTTTTAGGTGTCGGTGCAACTCTGGTAATGGATATTTGGGCCTTGGCGCAAAAAATGCTGTTGGGGATCCCCTCACTGAGCTATCCCATGGTCGGTCGCTGGATAGGTCATTTACCCAAGGGGAAACTGATCCACAGCCCTATCGGCGCCTCGGCTGCCATCAAGGGCGAAGCCTGGCTTGGCTGGGGAGCACACTATCTGATAGGCATCATCTTTGCCGCCATCTTGCTGGCGATCTGCGGTTCGCAATGGCTGCAAGCACCGAAGATCATGCCGGCGCTGCTGCTTGGCATTATCAGTGTATTGGCGCCCTTTCTTATTCTGCAGCCGGGACTGGGTGCCGGCCTTGCGGCCAGACGTACCCCGGCGCCCTGGACAGCCAGATGCAGAAGTCTGTTGGCCCATACGGTTTTTGGCCTTGGGCTCTACCTGACGGCGCTGCTGCTATCTCTGCTTTAA
- a CDS encoding ArsR/SmtB family transcription factor: MSSDNLTETQGQQLDSHYRELADIAKVLSHGHRLRLLEQIAQGEWPVERLAQQCGLTLANCSQHLQQLKRAGMVDSRREGKQVLYSLADGPLLVLLQSLAQLADFQRSRVNQLVARHKPEPGSGEGVSREALLARLESGDVLLLDVRPEEEFLLGHLPGALNLPLPLLEAELARLPKHTEIVAYCRGPYCALSDEAVALLQAQGFNAKRLNAGFPDWKAAGLAVEV; this comes from the coding sequence ATGTCAAGCGACAATCTGACCGAGACACAGGGGCAGCAGCTCGATAGTCACTACCGGGAACTGGCAGATATTGCCAAGGTGCTCTCTCATGGCCACAGGTTAAGGCTGCTGGAGCAGATAGCGCAGGGGGAATGGCCGGTCGAGCGTTTGGCCCAGCAGTGCGGTCTGACTCTGGCCAACTGTTCCCAACACCTGCAGCAACTGAAACGCGCCGGCATGGTGGACAGTCGCCGTGAAGGCAAACAGGTACTCTATTCTCTGGCCGATGGTCCCTTGTTGGTGCTGCTGCAGAGCCTGGCGCAGCTGGCCGATTTTCAGCGTTCCCGGGTTAATCAATTGGTGGCACGCCATAAGCCGGAGCCGGGTAGCGGTGAAGGGGTTTCCCGGGAGGCGTTGTTGGCGCGGCTTGAAAGTGGTGATGTATTGCTGCTGGATGTGCGTCCCGAAGAGGAGTTTTTACTCGGCCATCTTCCGGGGGCTCTCAACCTGCCATTGCCTCTGTTGGAAGCGGAACTGGCACGTCTGCCCAAGCACACAGAGATAGTGGCCTATTGCCGCGGCCCTTATTGCGCCCTGTCGGATGAGGCGGTGGCCTTGCTCCAGGCACAGGGCTTTAATGCCAAGCGACTCAATGCCGGTTTCCCCGACTGGAAGGCGGCCGGCTTGGCGGTGGAAGTCTGA